In Pseudomonas sp. MM213, a genomic segment contains:
- the ctaD gene encoding cytochrome c oxidase subunit I, with product MTAVIDEPVHTHTEHAHGPAKGLMRWVLTTNHKDIGTLYLWFAFSMFLLGGSFAMVIRAELFQPGLQIVQPEFFNQMTTMHGLVMVFGAVMPAFVGLANWMVPLMIGAPDMALPRMNNFSFWLLPAAFLLLVSTLFTPGGGPNFGWTFYAPLSTTYAPESVTFFIFAIHLMGISSIMGAINVIATILNLRAPGMTLMKMPLFVWTWLITAFLLIAVMPVLAGCVTMMLMDIHFGTSFFSAAGGGDPVLFQHVFWFFGHPEVYIMILPAFGAVSSIIPAFSRKPLFGYTSMVYATASIAFLSFIVWAHHMFVVGIPLVGELFFMYATLLIAVPTGVKVFNWASTMWQGSLTFETPMLFAVAFVILFSIGGFSGLMLAIAPADFQYQDTYFVVAHFHYVLVPGAIFGIFASAYYWMPKWTGHMYDETLGKLHFWLSFIGMNMAFFPMHFVGLAGMPRRIPDYNLQFADFNMVSSIGAFMFGATQIFFLFIVIKTIRGGPPAPAKPWDGAEGLEWSIPSPAPYHTFTTPPEVK from the coding sequence ATGACTGCTGTAATCGATGAACCTGTTCATACCCACACCGAGCACGCCCACGGCCCAGCCAAAGGCCTGATGCGCTGGGTGCTGACCACCAACCATAAGGATATCGGCACGCTGTACCTGTGGTTCGCGTTCTCCATGTTCCTCTTGGGCGGTTCGTTCGCGATGGTGATTCGCGCCGAACTGTTCCAGCCGGGATTGCAGATCGTCCAGCCGGAATTCTTTAACCAGATGACCACCATGCACGGTCTGGTGATGGTCTTCGGTGCGGTGATGCCGGCCTTCGTCGGCCTCGCCAACTGGATGGTCCCGCTGATGATCGGCGCGCCAGACATGGCGCTGCCGCGGATGAACAACTTCAGCTTCTGGCTGCTGCCGGCGGCGTTCCTGCTGTTGGTGTCGACCCTGTTCACCCCCGGTGGCGGGCCGAACTTCGGCTGGACGTTCTACGCGCCGCTATCCACGACCTATGCGCCGGAAAGCGTGACGTTCTTCATCTTCGCCATCCACTTGATGGGGATCAGTTCGATCATGGGCGCGATCAACGTGATCGCCACCATCCTCAACTTGCGCGCCCCCGGCATGACGTTGATGAAAATGCCGCTGTTCGTCTGGACCTGGCTGATCACCGCGTTCCTGCTGATCGCGGTGATGCCGGTACTGGCCGGTTGCGTGACGATGATGCTGATGGACATCCACTTCGGCACCAGCTTCTTCAGTGCTGCCGGTGGCGGTGATCCGGTGTTGTTCCAGCATGTGTTCTGGTTCTTCGGTCACCCGGAGGTGTACATCATGATCCTGCCGGCCTTCGGTGCCGTCAGTTCGATCATCCCGGCGTTCTCGCGCAAGCCGCTGTTTGGCTACACCTCGATGGTCTATGCCACGGCATCTATTGCGTTCCTGTCCTTTATCGTCTGGGCGCACCACATGTTCGTGGTGGGCATTCCGCTGGTGGGCGAGCTGTTCTTCATGTACGCCACGCTGCTGATTGCCGTGCCCACCGGGGTGAAGGTGTTCAACTGGGCCAGCACCATGTGGCAAGGCTCGCTGACCTTCGAGACACCGATGCTGTTTGCCGTGGCGTTCGTGATCCTGTTCTCCATCGGCGGCTTCTCCGGGTTGATGCTGGCCATCGCCCCGGCGGACTTCCAGTACCAGGACACCTACTTCGTGGTCGCGCATTTCCACTACGTGCTGGTGCCGGGGGCGATCTTCGGGATCTTCGCGTCAGCCTACTACTGGATGCCGAAATGGACCGGCCACATGTACGACGAAACCCTCGGCAAGCTGCACTTCTGGCTCTCGTTCATCGGCATGAACATGGCGTTCTTCCCGATGCACTTCGTGGGGCTGGCGGGTATGCCGCGGCGGATTCCGGACTACAACCTGCAATTCGCCGACTTCAACATGGTGTCGTCGATCGGCGCATTCATGTTCGGCGCCACGCAGATCTTCTTCCTGTTCATCGTGATCAAGACCATCCGTGGCGGCCCACCAGCACCGGCCAAACCGTGGGATGGCGCGGAAGGCCTGGAATGGAGCATCCCGTCACCGGCGCCGTACCACACGTTCACCACGCCGCCGGAAGTGAAATGA
- the coxB gene encoding cytochrome c oxidase subunit II — MMRHPHVWMGLLLWSIFSQAQAAWTVNMAPGATEISHAVFDLHMTIFWICVVIGIIVFGAMFWSMILHRRSTGQVAAKFHESTTVEILWTIVPFIILVAMAVPATATLIKMYDASEPDIDIQVTGYQWKWHYKYLGQDVEFFSNLATPADQIHNKEAKGEHYLLEVDKPLVLPIGAKVRFLVTSADVIHSWWVPAFAVKRDAIPGFVNEAWTRVDKPGLYRGQCAELCGKDHGFMPIVVEVKEKADYEKWLGERKAEAAQLKELTSKEWTLDELKERGDKVYHTTCVACHQAEGQGLPPMFPALKGSKIATGPIKDHLGIVFHGKPGTAMAAFGKQLSEVDIAAVVTYERNAWGNNKGDMVTPKEVLELKQAESK; from the coding sequence ATGATGCGACATCCACACGTCTGGATGGGCCTCCTGTTGTGGTCGATTTTCAGTCAGGCACAAGCGGCCTGGACTGTGAATATGGCGCCGGGAGCGACTGAAATCAGTCACGCAGTATTTGACCTGCACATGACCATTTTCTGGATCTGTGTAGTGATCGGCATCATCGTCTTCGGCGCCATGTTCTGGTCGATGATCCTCCACCGCCGCTCGACCGGGCAGGTGGCCGCAAAGTTTCATGAAAGCACTACCGTCGAAATCCTCTGGACCATCGTGCCCTTCATCATTTTGGTGGCCATGGCGGTACCGGCGACGGCGACCCTGATCAAGATGTACGACGCCAGTGAGCCGGATATCGATATCCAGGTCACCGGCTATCAGTGGAAGTGGCACTACAAATACCTGGGCCAGGACGTCGAGTTCTTCAGCAACCTGGCCACTCCCGCCGACCAGATTCACAACAAGGAAGCCAAGGGCGAGCACTACTTGCTCGAGGTCGACAAGCCGCTGGTGCTGCCGATCGGCGCCAAGGTGCGCTTCCTGGTGACCTCTGCCGACGTCATCCACTCCTGGTGGGTGCCGGCCTTCGCGGTCAAGCGCGATGCGATCCCGGGGTTCGTCAACGAAGCCTGGACCCGCGTCGACAAGCCCGGCCTCTATCGTGGCCAATGCGCCGAGTTGTGCGGCAAGGACCACGGCTTCATGCCGATCGTGGTCGAGGTCAAGGAAAAGGCCGATTACGAAAAATGGCTGGGCGAGCGCAAGGCCGAAGCTGCGCAACTCAAAGAACTGACCAGCAAGGAATGGACCCTCGACGAGCTCAAGGAGCGCGGCGACAAGGTCTATCACACCACTTGCGTGGCCTGTCACCAGGCCGAAGGCCAGGGCCTGCCGCCGATGTTCCCGGCGCTCAAGGGCTCGAAAATCGCCACCGGACCGATCAAGGATCACTTGGGCATTGTCTTCCACGGCAAGCCTGGCACCGCCATGGCGGCGTTCGGCAAGCAGCTGTCGGAAGTCGATATCGCAGCGGTCGTGACCTACGAACGTAACGCCTGGGGCAATAACAAGGGCGACATGGTCACGCCTAAAGAAGTGCTGGAGCTGAAACAGGCGGAAAGCAAATGA
- a CDS encoding COX15/CtaA family protein, whose protein sequence is MAKPGFRLALFATLLALIVVLLGAYTRLTHAGLGCPDWPGCYGFISVPKSEAQLAHAELHFPDAPVEAHKGWNEMVHRYFAGTLGLLISVLAGRAWVHRRHPGQPVKLPLFLLAVVIAQAAFGMWTVTLKLWPQVVTGHLLGGFATLSLLFLLTLRLSGVLPALTVPRRLQYWATAGLLLVILQIALGGWVSSNYAAVACIDFPTCHGQWLPPADFANGFHLTQHIGPNYLGGQLDSDARTAIHLTHRIGALLVTVVLLGLAWQLKVVGMTRLAGLVLIALAAQITLGISNVLFHLPLPVAVAHNAGGAALLLTMVLVNYHARTSLVRVKQPTRWRFSPRKHSAGPITIKGEMPWRL, encoded by the coding sequence ATGGCCAAACCTGGATTTCGCCTCGCGCTGTTTGCCACCTTGCTGGCACTGATTGTGGTGCTGCTCGGCGCCTACACGCGCCTGACCCACGCCGGTCTCGGCTGCCCGGACTGGCCGGGCTGCTACGGCTTTATCAGCGTGCCGAAAAGCGAAGCCCAGCTGGCGCATGCCGAACTGCACTTTCCCGATGCGCCTGTCGAAGCGCACAAGGGCTGGAACGAGATGGTCCACCGTTACTTCGCCGGCACGCTGGGGCTGTTGATCTCGGTGCTGGCCGGTCGCGCGTGGGTGCATCGTCGTCATCCGGGGCAACCGGTGAAGCTGCCGTTGTTTCTGTTGGCGGTGGTGATTGCCCAAGCAGCGTTCGGCATGTGGACGGTGACGCTCAAGCTTTGGCCGCAAGTGGTGACGGGGCATTTGCTCGGCGGGTTCGCGACGTTGAGCCTGTTGTTTCTGCTGACCCTGCGCCTGTCCGGCGTGCTGCCTGCGCTGACCGTGCCCCGGCGCTTGCAGTACTGGGCGACGGCCGGGTTGTTGCTGGTCATTCTGCAAATCGCCCTCGGCGGATGGGTCAGCTCCAACTACGCGGCGGTGGCCTGCATCGACTTCCCGACCTGCCACGGGCAATGGCTGCCACCGGCGGACTTCGCCAACGGCTTTCACCTGACCCAACACATCGGCCCCAATTACCTGGGCGGGCAGCTCGACAGCGATGCTCGCACGGCGATTCACCTGACTCACCGTATCGGCGCGCTGTTGGTGACAGTGGTGCTGCTCGGCCTTGCATGGCAACTGAAAGTCGTCGGCATGACGCGCCTGGCCGGGCTGGTGCTGATTGCCCTCGCCGCACAAATCACCCTCGGTATCAGCAACGTGCTGTTCCACCTGCCGCTGCCGGTGGCCGTCGCGCATAACGCCGGTGGTGCAGCGCTGCTGCTGACGATGGTGCTGGTCAATTATCACGCGCGAACCAGTCTGGTTCGGGTCAAACAACCGACACGCTGGCGGTTCAGCCCGCGTAAACATTCAGCCGGGCCCATAACAATAAAAGGAGAGATGCCATGGCGACTCTGA
- a CDS encoding YheV family putative zinc ribbon protein, translating to MSEGPVKTKKRFIAGAVCPACSEPDKLMMWSEDDVPHRECVGCGYSDTLNEQGLSVPKELGTRVNTSALKAPDAKVQAVQFFPNPKLKKKPDEH from the coding sequence ATGAGCGAGGGGCCTGTGAAGACGAAAAAACGCTTTATCGCCGGGGCAGTCTGCCCGGCCTGCAGCGAGCCGGACAAATTGATGATGTGGAGCGAAGACGATGTCCCGCATCGCGAGTGCGTGGGCTGCGGTTATTCCGACACGTTGAATGAACAAGGCCTGTCCGTGCCCAAGGAATTGGGCACACGGGTCAACACGTCAGCGCTGAAGGCGCCGGACGCCAAGGTTCAGGCCGTGCAGTTTTTCCCGAACCCGAAGCTGAAGAAAAAGCCTGACGAACACTGA
- a CDS encoding carbonic anhydrase, translated as MSDKDKQPLAASASAQTEAETADAALKHIVDGFLHFHHEIFPQQEELFKKLATAQQPRAMFITCADSRIVPELITHSSPGDLFVTRNVGNVVPPYGQMNGGVSTAIEYAVLALGVQHIIICGHSDCGAMRAVLNPDSLEKMPTVKAWLRHAEVAKTMVHDNCNCTDENETMHILTEENVIAQLQHLRTHPSVASRMANGHLFIHGWVYDIETSAIKAYDADQGRFLPLDGSHPIPVATPKARF; from the coding sequence ATGAGTGACAAGGATAAACAGCCGTTGGCTGCGTCGGCTTCAGCCCAAACCGAGGCAGAAACCGCCGATGCAGCGTTGAAGCATATTGTTGACGGCTTTTTGCATTTTCATCATGAGATCTTTCCGCAGCAGGAAGAGCTCTTCAAAAAACTCGCCACGGCTCAACAGCCAAGGGCGATGTTCATTACCTGCGCCGACTCACGCATCGTGCCTGAACTGATCACCCACAGCTCGCCGGGTGATCTGTTCGTGACCCGTAACGTGGGCAACGTCGTACCGCCTTACGGCCAGATGAACGGTGGCGTATCCACAGCCATCGAGTACGCGGTGCTGGCGCTGGGCGTGCAACACATCATCATCTGCGGCCACTCCGATTGTGGCGCGATGCGTGCGGTGCTCAATCCCGACAGCCTGGAAAAGATGCCCACGGTCAAAGCCTGGCTGCGGCATGCTGAAGTCGCGAAAACCATGGTGCACGACAACTGCAACTGCACCGACGAAAACGAGACCATGCACATCCTCACCGAAGAGAATGTCATCGCCCAATTGCAACACTTGCGTACCCACCCCTCGGTAGCCTCGCGCATGGCGAACGGTCATCTGTTCATCCATGGCTGGGTCTACGACATCGAGACCAGCGCCATCAAAGCTTATGACGCCGATCAGGGTCGTTTCCTGCCGCTCGATGGCAGCCATCCGATACCCGTGGCGACGCCCAAAGCGCGCTTCTAA
- a CDS encoding PA0069 family radical SAM protein, whose protein sequence is MSTPLPPRGRGTATNPHNRFAPNRSVAEDDGWYQEAPMTQGTEVRIETAKTIITRNNSPDLPFDRSINPYRGCEHGCIYCYARPSHAYWDMSPGLDFETRLIAKTNAADVLEEQLSKRGYQCAPINLGSNTDPYQPIEREHKITRKTLEVLLRYRHPVTIITKGSLILRDLDLLAELAEQRLVAVMISLTTLDDELKRILEPRAAAPKARLRAIRVMREAGIPVGVLCSPMIPMINDSELESLLTEAQAAGAQSAAYMMLRLPLEVAPLFEEWLAAHYPQRAAHVLSLIRQSRGGELYDSRFGSRMRGEGPFADLLAQRFAKTIKRLGLNQREGFNLDCEAFCPPGRQMSLI, encoded by the coding sequence ATGAGCACTCCCTTGCCACCCCGCGGTCGCGGCACCGCCACCAACCCGCACAACCGCTTCGCGCCAAACCGCTCGGTGGCGGAGGACGATGGCTGGTATCAGGAGGCGCCGATGACCCAGGGCACCGAGGTGCGCATCGAGACCGCTAAAACCATCATCACCCGCAACAACTCGCCAGACTTGCCCTTCGATCGCTCGATCAATCCGTATCGCGGTTGCGAGCATGGCTGCATTTATTGCTACGCACGGCCCAGCCACGCCTATTGGGACATGTCGCCGGGGCTGGATTTCGAAACCCGATTGATCGCCAAGACCAACGCCGCCGACGTGCTGGAAGAACAGCTGTCCAAACGCGGCTATCAATGTGCGCCGATCAACCTGGGCTCCAACACGGATCCTTATCAACCGATCGAACGCGAACACAAAATCACCCGCAAAACCCTGGAGGTGCTGCTGCGTTACCGTCACCCGGTGACCATCATCACCAAGGGCTCACTGATTCTTCGCGACCTGGACCTGCTGGCCGAACTTGCCGAGCAAAGGCTGGTGGCGGTGATGATCAGCCTCACCACGCTGGACGATGAACTCAAACGCATCCTTGAGCCGCGTGCCGCAGCGCCCAAGGCCCGTCTCCGGGCGATCCGGGTGATGCGTGAAGCCGGGATTCCGGTGGGGGTGCTGTGTTCGCCGATGATTCCGATGATCAACGACAGCGAGCTCGAAAGCCTGTTGACCGAGGCACAAGCGGCCGGCGCACAAAGTGCGGCCTACATGATGCTGCGCCTGCCACTGGAAGTGGCGCCGTTGTTCGAAGAATGGCTGGCGGCCCATTATCCTCAGCGGGCGGCCCATGTGTTGAGCCTGATCCGCCAGAGCCGCGGTGGCGAGCTCTACGACAGTCGGTTTGGCAGCCGGATGCGGGGCGAAGGTCCATTTGCCGATCTGCTGGCGCAACGCTTTGCCAAAACCATCAAACGCTTGGGGCTCAATCAGCGGGAAGGTTTCAATCTGGATTGCGAAGCCTTCTGTCCGCCGGGTCGCCAGATGTCGCTGATTTAA
- a CDS encoding cytochrome c oxidase assembly protein, with protein MADSVSMKKLVTRLLLVVVAMFIFGFALVPIYDVMCKAFGINGKTAGQYEGEQTVDTSRQVRVQFLSTNSADMSWDFYPKSDELTANPGAVNEMIFIAHNPTDRPMSAQAVPSIAPSNAAAYFHKTECFCFTQQVLQPGQRIEMPVRFIVDRDMPKEVKHLTLSYTLFDITARHPPVAVNTGG; from the coding sequence ATGGCTGATTCTGTTTCGATGAAAAAACTGGTCACCCGCCTGTTGCTGGTGGTGGTGGCGATGTTTATTTTCGGCTTTGCCCTGGTGCCGATCTACGACGTGATGTGCAAGGCGTTCGGCATCAACGGCAAGACCGCCGGGCAATACGAAGGCGAACAAACCGTCGATACCTCGCGGCAAGTCCGCGTGCAGTTTCTGTCGACCAACTCTGCTGACATGTCCTGGGATTTCTACCCCAAGAGCGATGAGTTGACGGCCAACCCAGGGGCGGTCAACGAGATGATCTTCATCGCCCACAACCCGACCGACCGGCCGATGAGCGCGCAAGCGGTGCCGAGCATCGCGCCGAGCAACGCGGCGGCGTATTTCCACAAAACCGAATGTTTCTGCTTTACCCAGCAAGTGCTGCAGCCCGGTCAACGGATCGAGATGCCGGTACGTTTCATCGTTGACCGCGACATGCCCAAGGAAGTGAAGCACCTGACGCTGTCCTACACGCTGTTCGATATCACCGCCCGACATCCACCGGTGGCTGTAAATACTGGCGGCTGA
- a CDS encoding twin transmembrane helix small protein gives MLKAAIVLMLIATVVSLFSGLFFLVKDDSSSNRLVIALSVRVALAAVTVGLIAWGFFSGQLVSTAPW, from the coding sequence ATGCTCAAAGCAGCCATCGTCCTGATGCTGATTGCCACGGTTGTCAGCCTGTTCAGCGGCCTGTTTTTTCTGGTCAAGGACGACAGCAGCTCGAACCGCCTCGTCATTGCCTTGAGTGTCCGTGTTGCCCTGGCCGCTGTTACCGTCGGCTTGATCGCCTGGGGTTTTTTCAGCGGCCAGTTAGTCTCTACTGCGCCTTGGTAA
- a CDS encoding SulP family inorganic anion transporter — MRAAQLKAVLPRELLASVVVFLVALPLCMGIAIASGLPPAKGLITGIVGGLVVGWLAGSPLQVSGPAAGLAVLVFELVRQHGIAMLGPILLLAGFLQLVAGRLKLGCWFRVTAPAVVYGMLAGIGVLIVLSQVHVMLDSVPKPSGLDNLAAFPAAVAQALPSFGWQAGLLGLATIAVMWLWEKLRPHSLRFIPGALLGVGLATVASLMLALQVKRVEVPANLAEAIDWLKPEDLLNLADPTLLIAAFAVAFIASAETLLSAAAVDRMHSGQRSDFDRELSAQGVGNMLCGLLGALPMTGVIVRSSANVQAGATTRMSTIFHGLWLLAFVLLLSSVLQSIPVASLAGVLVYTGFKLVDLKAFRSLGRYGRMPMFTYAATALAIIFTDLLTGVLIGFGLTLAKLAWKASRLKISLIDLPKDGEMELRLIGAATFLKVPALTQVLGTIPAGATVHVPLNNLSYIDHSCLELLEEWGRANAAKGSTLLIEARGLKRRLEGRLRTTAGVGSTA, encoded by the coding sequence ATGCGTGCAGCGCAACTCAAAGCTGTTCTGCCACGGGAGCTGCTCGCTTCAGTGGTCGTGTTTCTGGTCGCCCTGCCTTTGTGCATGGGCATCGCCATCGCCTCGGGCCTGCCACCCGCCAAAGGTCTGATCACCGGGATCGTCGGCGGTCTGGTGGTGGGCTGGCTTGCCGGTTCGCCACTGCAAGTCAGTGGTCCGGCGGCCGGGTTGGCCGTTCTGGTATTCGAACTGGTGCGCCAGCACGGCATCGCCATGCTTGGGCCGATCCTGCTACTGGCGGGTTTCCTGCAACTGGTGGCCGGGCGCTTGAAGCTGGGCTGCTGGTTTCGAGTGACGGCGCCGGCGGTGGTCTACGGCATGCTGGCCGGGATTGGCGTGTTGATCGTGTTGTCACAGGTGCATGTGATGCTCGACTCGGTGCCGAAACCTTCCGGGCTGGATAACCTGGCCGCCTTCCCCGCTGCCGTGGCTCAAGCCTTGCCTTCTTTTGGATGGCAAGCCGGTTTGCTCGGGCTCGCAACCATAGCGGTGATGTGGTTGTGGGAAAAACTCCGCCCACATTCCCTGCGTTTCATTCCGGGAGCGCTACTGGGCGTAGGTCTGGCGACTGTTGCCAGCCTGATGCTCGCCTTGCAGGTCAAACGCGTGGAAGTCCCGGCCAATCTGGCGGAAGCCATCGACTGGCTGAAACCGGAAGACTTGCTCAACCTGGCCGACCCGACCCTGCTGATCGCCGCTTTCGCCGTGGCCTTCATCGCCAGTGCCGAAACCCTGCTCTCGGCCGCAGCGGTAGACCGCATGCACAGCGGCCAACGCTCGGACTTTGACCGGGAATTGTCGGCTCAGGGTGTCGGCAACATGCTCTGCGGCCTGCTCGGTGCACTGCCGATGACCGGCGTGATCGTTCGCAGTTCGGCCAACGTGCAGGCCGGCGCCACCACCCGAATGTCGACGATATTCCATGGCCTGTGGTTGCTGGCGTTCGTGTTGCTGCTGTCGAGCGTGCTGCAAAGCATTCCCGTGGCGAGCCTGGCGGGTGTGTTGGTTTACACAGGTTTCAAATTGGTGGACCTGAAAGCCTTTCGCAGCCTGGGCCGATACGGCCGGATGCCGATGTTCACTTACGCGGCGACAGCGCTGGCGATCATCTTTACCGATCTGTTGACGGGCGTGCTGATCGGCTTCGGACTGACGCTGGCGAAACTGGCGTGGAAGGCCTCACGGTTGAAAATCAGCCTGATCGATCTGCCCAAGGACGGCGAGATGGAATTGCGACTGATCGGGGCGGCGACCTTTCTCAAGGTGCCGGCACTGACTCAGGTGCTGGGGACCATCCCCGCCGGCGCGACGGTGCATGTGCCGCTCAATAACCTGAGCTACATCGATCATTCGTGCCTGGAATTGCTTGAGGAATGGGGGCGGGCCAATGCGGCCAAGGGTTCAACGCTATTGATTGAGGCGCGGGGGTTGAAGCGCAGATTGGAAGGGCGGTTGCGAACCACCGCCGGAGTAGGCTCCACCGCCTAA
- a CDS encoding cytochrome c oxidase subunit 3, whose protein sequence is MATHEHYYVPAQSKWPIIATVGMFITVYGLATWFNDLKAARPESHGPLIFFVGGLLLAYMLFGWFGTVIKESRSGLYSAQMDRSFRWGMSWFIFSEVMFFIAFFGALFYVRHVSGPALGGEGTKGLAHMLWPAFQWTWPLLNNPDSKLFVPPKEVISPWGLPLLNTVLLVSSSVTITIAHHALRKGHRGALKIWLAITVLLGCAFLGFQAEEYIHAYHELGLTLGSGIYGATFFMLTGFHGAHVTIGTIILFVMLMRILRGHFDNEHQFGFEAASWYWHFVDVVWIGLFIFVYVL, encoded by the coding sequence ATGGCAACTCATGAGCACTATTACGTACCGGCCCAAAGCAAATGGCCGATCATCGCCACGGTCGGGATGTTCATCACCGTGTATGGCCTGGCCACCTGGTTCAACGATCTGAAAGCGGCGCGGCCGGAATCCCACGGCCCGTTGATCTTTTTCGTCGGCGGCCTGCTGCTGGCGTACATGCTGTTCGGCTGGTTCGGCACGGTGATCAAGGAAAGTCGCAGCGGTTTGTACAGCGCGCAGATGGATCGCTCGTTCCGCTGGGGCATGAGCTGGTTCATTTTCTCGGAGGTGATGTTCTTCATCGCCTTTTTCGGTGCGCTGTTTTACGTGCGCCACGTGTCCGGACCGGCACTTGGTGGCGAAGGCACCAAAGGCCTCGCCCACATGCTGTGGCCTGCCTTCCAGTGGACCTGGCCGCTGCTGAACAACCCGGACTCCAAACTCTTTGTGCCCCCGAAGGAAGTCATCAGCCCCTGGGGCCTGCCGTTGCTCAATACCGTGTTGCTGGTGAGTTCCAGCGTCACGATAACCATCGCCCACCACGCCTTGAGAAAAGGCCATCGCGGCGCGTTGAAAATCTGGCTGGCGATCACCGTGTTGCTGGGCTGCGCATTCCTCGGCTTCCAGGCCGAAGAGTACATCCACGCCTATCACGAACTGGGCCTGACTCTGGGTTCGGGCATCTATGGCGCGACGTTCTTCATGCTCACCGGATTCCACGGCGCCCACGTAACCATTGGCACCATCATTTTGTTTGTGATGCTGATGCGAATCCTGCGCGGACACTTCGATAACGAGCACCAATTCGGATTCGAGGCAGCGAGCTGGTATTGGCACTTCGTGGATGTCGTGTGGATCGGGTTGTTCATTTTCGTCTACGTGTTGTAG
- a CDS encoding dual specificity protein phosphatase family protein: MSLRLIPAMCLSLVAFLNLTLAHADDAVAPRPAEWAQSVEVQYNLFQMSPTLYRSALPDRGAVPLLEKLKVATVINFLPESDSSWLATPGIDQVQLPYRTNHVDDADVLKALRTIQAAEAKGPVLMHCKHGSDRTGLMAAMYRVVVQGWSKEDALNEMTQGGFGDSTHFKDGIRYMMQADTEKLSTALANGECSTSPFAACSMKSWFKSAHVE; the protein is encoded by the coding sequence ATGTCCCTACGTCTTATCCCTGCGATGTGCCTGTCGCTGGTCGCATTCCTCAATCTGACGCTCGCCCACGCTGACGATGCGGTCGCACCCCGTCCTGCGGAGTGGGCTCAATCGGTCGAGGTGCAGTACAACCTCTTCCAGATGTCTCCAACGCTCTACCGCAGTGCATTGCCTGACCGCGGAGCCGTCCCGTTGCTGGAAAAACTCAAGGTCGCCACCGTGATCAACTTCCTGCCCGAGTCGGATTCAAGCTGGCTGGCCACGCCCGGTATAGACCAGGTGCAGTTGCCCTATCGCACCAACCACGTGGATGACGCGGATGTGCTCAAGGCCCTTCGCACCATTCAGGCCGCCGAAGCCAAGGGCCCGGTGTTGATGCACTGCAAGCATGGTTCGGACCGGACCGGCCTGATGGCCGCCATGTACCGGGTGGTGGTGCAAGGCTGGAGCAAGGAAGACGCCCTGAACGAGATGACTCAAGGTGGCTTTGGCGACAGCACCCACTTCAAGGACGGTATTCGTTACATGATGCAGGCGGATACCGAGAAGCTGAGCACGGCGCTGGCCAATGGGGAATGCAGTACAAGCCCGTTCGCGGCCTGCTCGATGAAGAGCTGGTTCAAGTCGGCCCACGTCGAGTAA
- a CDS encoding SURF1 family protein: MKRFRPGIVPTLVVALLLPLLVSLGFWQLGRGAEKSALLHTYAERRAAEPMASTELPHTEDPAFRRVRLHGQFDAAHSLLLDNRQRDGKVGVELLQPFQDQATGLWLLVNRGWLPWPDRRTPPQFTTPAQALSLDAWVYVSPGATFQLHADPDSTTWPQLITAVEPTKLWSALGREGFAYELRAENSLATYRADWPIVATGPEKHIAYAVQWFAMSIALLGLFIYLGWHNAKEKHHGSGHESTQHV; encoded by the coding sequence ATGAAGCGCTTTCGGCCGGGCATCGTGCCGACGCTGGTGGTCGCCCTCCTGCTGCCGCTGCTGGTGTCGCTCGGCTTCTGGCAACTGGGCCGTGGCGCAGAGAAAAGCGCGCTGCTGCACACCTACGCCGAACGCCGTGCCGCCGAACCGATGGCCAGCACCGAACTGCCACACACCGAGGATCCGGCCTTTCGCCGGGTTCGCCTGCACGGCCAGTTCGACGCCGCGCACAGTCTGCTGCTGGATAACCGTCAACGCGACGGCAAGGTTGGCGTCGAGCTGCTGCAACCGTTTCAGGATCAGGCGACCGGGCTCTGGCTGCTGGTCAATCGCGGCTGGCTGCCATGGCCGGACCGGCGCACGCCGCCGCAATTCACCACACCCGCCCAGGCATTGAGTCTCGATGCCTGGGTCTACGTTTCCCCCGGCGCGACGTTTCAATTACACGCTGACCCGGACAGCACAACCTGGCCGCAGCTGATCACAGCGGTCGAGCCGACCAAGCTCTGGTCCGCGTTGGGCCGTGAAGGGTTTGCCTACGAATTACGCGCAGAAAACAGCCTTGCGACCTACCGGGCCGACTGGCCGATCGTCGCCACAGGGCCGGAAAAACACATCGCTTATGCCGTGCAGTGGTTCGCCATGTCGATCGCCCTGCTCGGCCTTTTTATCTACCTCGGCTGGCACAACGCAAAGGAGAAACACCATGGGAGCGGCCATGAATCCACCCAGCATGTCTGA